One window of the Bos mutus isolate GX-2022 chromosome X, NWIPB_WYAK_1.1, whole genome shotgun sequence genome contains the following:
- the IGBP1 gene encoding immunoglobulin-binding protein 1 isoform X2 translates to MAAAEDELLLPRLPELFETSKQLLDEVEIATEPTGSRIIQDKVFKGLDLLKKAAEMLSQLELFSQNEDLEEIASTDLKYLMVPAFQGAFALKQVNPSKRLDHLQWAREHFLNYLTQCQYYHVAEFELPKTKTNSAENNTANSSMAYPSIVAMASHRQAKIERYKQKKEVEHRLSALKSAVESGQADDEHVREYYLLHLRRWIGISLEEIESIDQEIKILREKDSAKEASTSQSSRQDRPPMKPFVLTRDMAQAKVFGAGYPSLASMTVNDWYEQHRKFGALPDQGIAKTTSGKGRSS, encoded by the exons ATGGCAGCAGCCGAAGACGAGTTACTGTTACCGCGGCTCCCCGAGCTGTTCGAAACCAGCAAGCAGCTTTTGGACGAAGTGGAAATCGCAACTGAACCCACCGGCTCCCGAATAATCCAAGATAAAGTGTTCAAGGGACTGGATCTCCTGAAGAAGGCTGCAGAAATGTTGTCGCAGCTCGAGTTGTTCAG ccaaaatgaaGATTTGGAGGAGATCGCGTCCACCGACCTGAAGTACCTGATGGTGCCAGCATTTCAAGGAGCGTTCGCCCTGAAACAAGTCAATCCCAGCAAGCGTCTAGATCATTTGCAGTGGGCTCGAGAACACTTTTTAAACTACTTAACGCAGTGCCAGTACTATCATGTGGCAGAGTTTGAGCTGCCCAAAACCAAGACCAACTCAGCTGAAAATAACACTGCTAATTCCTCCATGGCCTATCCTAGCATCGTTGCTATGGCATCTCACAGACAGGCTAAAATAGAGAG ATACAAGCAGAAGAAGGAGGTGGAGCATAGGTTGTCTGCACTGAAATCTGCTGTGGAAAGTggtcaagcagatgatgagcatGTTCGTGAATATTACCTCCTTCACCTTCGAAGGTGGATTGGTATCAGCTTAGAAGAGATTGAGAGCATTGACCAGGAGATAAAGATCTTGAGAGAAAAAGACTCCGCAAAAGAG gCATCAACTTCTCAGTCATCTCGTCAGGACAGGCCTCCAATGAAACCGTTTGTTCTCACTCGGGACATGGCCCAAGCCAA AGTATTTGGAGCTGGTTATCCAAGTCTGGCATCTATGACAGTGAATGACTGGTATGAACAGCATCGGAAATTTGGAGCATTACCAGATCAGGGAATAGCCAAGACAACGTCAG